One window of Sinorhizobium fredii NGR234 genomic DNA carries:
- a CDS encoding SDR family oxidoreductase has protein sequence MRKALKDAVVVITGASSGVGQAAAEEFARRGSKLVLAARDAVALQRVARTCRDVGAAVLVVPTDVTDADAVKELAKKALSFGKIDVWFSNVGVGAVGRFQETPIEAHEQVIRTNLIGHVNDAHAAIPVFLKQGRGTFINMISLGGFASTPFAAAYSASKFGLRGFSEALRGELADEPDIHICDVYPTFLDTPGVAHGANYTGRRLNVPPPVYDARRAARAIVRLAERPRSAVTVGAVADLARLAHFLAPNTTARLLARLTSSYLRRAPRAERSSGNLFKAPVNPGGIEGGLRSDRRLPIAAVAAAAVVGLALAAVIGGLPRTSYRRH, from the coding sequence ATGAGGAAAGCGCTCAAAGATGCGGTGGTGGTGATCACCGGCGCCTCGTCCGGAGTGGGACAGGCGGCGGCGGAGGAATTTGCCCGCCGGGGATCGAAACTCGTGCTGGCCGCGCGCGACGCGGTGGCGCTGCAGCGGGTGGCGCGGACCTGCCGAGACGTTGGAGCGGCCGTGCTGGTCGTGCCGACCGACGTGACGGACGCCGACGCGGTCAAGGAACTGGCAAAAAAAGCCCTGAGCTTCGGCAAGATCGACGTCTGGTTCAGCAATGTCGGCGTCGGCGCGGTCGGGCGGTTCCAGGAAACCCCGATCGAGGCTCACGAGCAGGTCATTCGGACGAACCTGATCGGCCACGTCAACGATGCGCATGCCGCCATTCCGGTTTTCCTGAAACAGGGCCGCGGCACGTTCATCAACATGATTTCGCTCGGCGGCTTCGCCTCGACGCCCTTTGCGGCGGCCTACAGCGCCAGCAAGTTCGGGCTTCGCGGCTTTTCCGAAGCGCTGCGCGGCGAACTCGCCGACGAACCGGATATTCACATCTGCGACGTCTATCCGACCTTCCTCGACACGCCCGGCGTCGCCCATGGCGCGAACTATACCGGCCGGAGGCTCAACGTTCCCCCACCCGTCTATGATGCGCGCCGGGCGGCGCGCGCCATCGTTCGCCTGGCTGAACGCCCACGCAGCGCCGTCACCGTCGGCGCCGTCGCCGATCTGGCGCGGCTGGCACATTTTCTCGCCCCCAACACCACCGCCCGCCTCCTGGCGCGCCTGACCTCGTCCTATCTCAGGCGAGCGCCACGCGCCGAAAGGAGCAGCGGCAACCTGTTCAAGGCTCCGGTCAATCCCGGCGGCATCGAAGGCGGCTTGCGTTCGGATCGCAGACTCCCGATCGCCGCCGTTGCGGCCGCGGCGGTCGTCGGTCTGGCACTTGCGGCGGTGATCGGCGGCCTACCCCGCACCTCATACCGGCGACACTGA